The proteins below are encoded in one region of Thermothelomyces thermophilus ATCC 42464 chromosome 1, complete sequence:
- a CDS encoding uncharacterized protein (Contains conserved domain PRK07764[PRK07764], DNA polymerase III subunits gamma and tau) produces MNTPVTSAQPSPTTAPSSAVNTAAQAAAGTEPAPPVNRKKQKRRAKAAAKAAAEQAQKNSATNGLPSPPRTNDQQSADAEPEDDDEEPSAKHDSQDQTPYQNGVAQKPASGKSKKSKKKKKKNATGQAHEGSNDNGQRQNAQNHTQPSSQNDRRSMSKEKIWNTNSQEERERIKEFWLGLSESERKSLVKVEKDAVLKKMKEQQKHTCSCTVCGRKRTAIEEELEGLYDAYYEELEQYANHPNQGEGPPMLRPRRSFGSMGGMRPRGLHSRYSNHQPSRGRIMDDAGDEEEEEAEAEDDGEGEEGEGVYSEEELEDDMYSEDEQEPSEELHRSDYAADFFNFGNSLTVQGRDRLPILPSFLQSYYPFSGTGNDAYGSSSLGGILTVADDLLKNDGKKFIEMMEQLAERRMAREEDARGQFERGYDHANGDRYGHGHPPPPDEEEFEDEEEEYEEDDEEEYDSQDEEDTMTEEQRMEEGRRMFQIFAARMFEQRVLTAYREKVAKERQAKLLEEIEAENQQDAQRKAKKAKEAQKRKDRAARKREAQAEERARKEAERAAEEAARRAEEARKAEEQRAKAEEKRKKKEAQRKAEEEERQRKEAERLRKIHEREENERKAREAKEREKKAREEARLKEKEAREQKERKERERKERQERERREKEAKEAMEAKEAKEAKEVKEAKEGKDTKEKRKKDEKTAQKPAVPAAAVPVPATFPKRSAAQQPPAAPAAAVPVLPQQPAAYASPQVPVATPALPKAPTPMRARQTSQQGAPPASSGTASNSGSMASQNPSPHPVTPVQASPGPIAPPSKSGAPGTCSQNSVQPPSHSASPMSFPAKLPPPQHGPFGVPPMGAAMSYPPGLPQAPPGFASPIHRDPLFPPMPGFRPAPGMMPMPPGLGGPGGNRGFPLPPPPGFHGPMDSPVPSMAQVMAPGLPKDSPSPHSRHGSGSFDASASQPISRPTPIGRPASVVQSQRPSSGSPSAGLSKPEPEAHLGSRALLDDLDDGPQDFPGRLSRGGSAPAPRPAPGFPIAPFGMDPMFSHNPWGPPGPVPPNPFGPPPPPGFGPNPLSVHGPMSMPWGHPMPSAATFGGQGVVDRPIEPRSVAVRKMLRRACEELANAESGSTEGHSEPKDAFIPLEKIKAQVELFTHGYAIDEKELLDICETEGNEVNGGGSFDVRDDDQGGKLIRFVLGDERPTPQPVQLAVGYHPGSPASGNGGNQAGGKA; encoded by the exons ATGAACACGCCTGTCACTTCCGCCCAACCCTCCCCGACCACCGCGCCCTCTTCCGCTGTCAATACCGCAGCGCAAGCAGCCGCCGGGACTGAACCTGCTCCGCCCGTAAACCGAAAGAAGCAGAAGAGGCGCGCGAAGGCGGCGGCCAAGGCAGCTGCGGAACAAGCTCAGAAGAACTCGGCCACCAACGGTCTCCCTAGCCCGCCTCGCACAAACGATCAGCAATCAGCCGACGCCGAACCCGAGGACGATGACGAGGAGCCAAGCGCCAAGCATGATTCACAGGACCAGACACCGTACCAGAACGGAGTTGCGCAAAAACCCGCTTCAGGGAAGTCAAAAAAAtccaaaaagaaaaagaagaagaatgcAACAGGGCAGGCCCATGAAGGTTCGAACGACAACGGGCAACGGCAGAACGCTCAAAACCACACCCAACCGTCCTCGCAAAATGACCGCCGAAGCATGTCGAAGGAAAAGATATGGAACACAAATTCGCAAGAGGAGCGCGAGCGAATCAAGGAGTTCTGGTTGGGGCTCAGTGAAAGTGAGCGCAAGTCTCTGGTCAAGGTTGAAAAGGACGCCGTCTTGAAGAAGATGAaagagcagcagaagcacACGTGCAGCTGTACGGTCTGCGGGCGGAAGCGCACGGCCATCGAGGAGGAACTGGAGGGTCTTTATGACGCCTATTATGAAGAGCTGGAGCAGTATGCCAACCACCCCAACCAAGGCGAAGGGCCTCCGATGCTGCGTCCCCGCAGGTCGTTTGGCTCGATGGGAGGCATGCGACCCCGCGGTCTCCACTCGCGATATTCAAATCACCAACCGTCTCGCGGTCGCATCATGGACGATGCGGGGgatgaagaggaggaggaagccgAGGCAGAGGACGATGGCGAAGGGGAGGAAGGAGAGGGAGTCTACagcgaggaggagctggaaGACGACATGTACAGCGAAGATGAGCAAGAGCCCTCTGAAGAACTGCACCGATCCGACTACGCTGCCGATTTCTTCAACTTCGGGAATAGCCTGACTGTGCAGGGTAGGGACAGACTCCCCATTCTTCCATCATTCCTACAGAGTTATTATCCCTTCTCGGGGACTGGCAATGACGCTTATGGCTCATCTTCTCTAGGCGGCATCTTGACGGTGGCCGACGACCTGCTCAAGAATGACGGGAAAAAATTCATCGAGATGATGGAGCAGCTCGCGGAGCGCCGCATGGCCCGCGAAGAGGATGCAAGGGGGCAGTTCGAACGGGGATACGACCATGCAAATGGCGACCGCTATGGGCACGGTCACCCGCCCCCACCTGATGAGGAGGAATTTGAGgatgaagaggaagaatatgAAGAGGATGATGAGGAAGAATACGACAGTCAAGATGAAGAG GACACTATGACAGAGGAGCAGCGCATGGAGGAAGGCAGGCGGATGTTCCAAATCTTCGCCGCTAGGATGTTCGAACAAAGGGTTCTGACAGCCTACCGGGAAAAGGTTGCCAAAGAACGTCAGGCGAAGCTACTAGAGGAGATCGAGGCGGAAAATCAACAGGATGCGCAGCGAAAGGCGAagaaggctaaggaggcgcAAAAACGAAAAGACAGGGCAGCCAGGAAGAGAGAGGCCCAGGCCGAAGAACGTGCTCGTAAAGAAGCTGAAAGAGCTGCCGAAGAAGCAGCACGCCGAGCCGAGGAGGCCCGCAAAGCCGAGGAACAACGAGCCAAAGCCGAAGAAAagcggaagaagaaggaggctcAGAGGAAggcagaggaggaggagcgccaGCGAAAGGAAGCGGAGCGCCTACGCAAAATACACGAGCGAGAAGAAAACGAGCGCAAGGCTCGTGAGGCCAAGGAACGGGAAAAGAAAGCTCGCGAGGAGGCGCGCCTGAAAGAGAAAGAAGCCCGCGAGCAAAAGGAGCGGAAAGAACGTGAGAGGAAAGAACGGCAGGAGCGTGAGCGACGGGAAAAGGAGGCCAAGGAAGCTATGGAAGCTAAggaggccaaggaggccaAGGAGGTCAAGGAGGCCAAGGAGGGGAAGGATACCAAAGAAAAGCGGAAAAAGGATGAGAAGACGGCGCAAAAGCCCGCAGTCCCCGCGGCCGCCGTTCCAGTCCCTGCCACCTTTCCAAAGCGGTCCGCCGCCCAACAACCTCCCGCAGCCCCTGCAGCCGCGGTGCCGGTGCTCCCGCAGCAGCCAGCAGCTTACGCTTCGCCGCAAGTCCCGGTAGCCACACCCGCACTTCCAAAAGCCCCAACGCCCATGCGTGCACGTCAGACATCTCAACAAGGTGCCCCTCCGGCTTCATCAGGAACTGCCTCAAATTCGGGGTCTATGGCCAGCCAGAACCCATCCCCTCACCCGGTCACGCCAGTACAAGCGAGCCCCGGGCCGATAGCGCCTCCAAGCAAGTCTGGAGCCCCAGGAACTTGTTCGCAAAACAGCGTTCAGCCGCCATCGCACTCTGCGTCTCCGATGAGCTTCCCCGCAAAGCTACCGCCTCCTCAGCACGGCCCTTTCGGCGTCCCTCCCATGGGTGCTGCAATGTCTTATCCGCCAGGCTTGCCTCAGGCTCCTCCTGGGTTCGCTAGCCCCATCCATCGCGATCCCTTGTTTCCTCCAATGCCTGGGTTCAGACCGGCGCCGGGGATGATGCCCATGCCACCTGGACTCGGCGGGCCGGGCGGAAACCGAGGGTTTCCCTTGCCCCCTCCTCCAGGTTTCCACGGCCCAATGGACTCTCCAGTGCCGAGCATGGCCCAAGTAATGGCTCCCGGCCTGCCAAAGGATAGCCCGTCCCCTCATTCACGCCATGGTTCAGGGAGCTTTGATGCCAGCGCATCACAGCCCATCAGCCGACCTACCCCAATAGGGAGGCCAGCCAGTGTGGTGCAAAGTCAAAGACCTTCAAGCGGGTCACCTTCGGCTGGACTATCAAAGCCAGAACCAGAGGCGCATTTAGGAAGCCGTGCCCTTCTAGACGACCTGGATGATGGCCCTCAGGACTTCCCCGGACGTCTCTCCCGGGGTGGCTCAGCGCCGGCGCCCCGCCCAGCGCCAGGGTTTCCAATCGCTCCTTTCGGGATGGATCCCATGTTTTCGCATAACCCATGGGGGCCTCCTGGTCCGGTACCTCCCAACCCCTttggcccgccgccgcctcccggATTCGGCCCTAATCCGCTGAGCGTCCATGGCCCGATGAGCATGCCCTGGGGCCACCCAATGCCCTCAGCAGCAACTTTTGGAGGACAGGGCGTCGTCGACCGGCCTATCGAGCCGAGGTCGGTAGCCGTGCGGAAGATGCTCCGCCGTGCCTGCGAGGAGCTTGCAAACGCCGAGAGCGGGAGCACTGAGGGCCACTCCGAACCGAAAGACGCCTTCATCCCACTAGAGAAGATCAAGGCGCAGGTTGAGTTGTTCACCCACGGGTATGCTATTGACGAGAAGGAATTGCTCGACATTTGCGAGACCGAAGGCAACGAGGTCAATGGTGGCGGCAGCTTCGATGTTCGCGACGATGACCAAGGTGGCAAATTAATCAGGTTCGTTTTGGGCGACGAGAGGCCGACGCCGCAGCCCGTCCAGCTAGCGGTTGGCTACCACCCTGGAAGCCCGGCTAGCGGTAACGGAGGAAATCAGGCCGGCGGCAAAGCCTAG